A region from the Candidatus Polarisedimenticolia bacterium genome encodes:
- a CDS encoding HlyD family efflux transporter periplasmic adaptor subunit: MLVLPAILLFSCSRNGPSTYQGYVEGEFVHVASGVGGRLEHLSVERGQKVEAKAALFDLESDQEQAAVRQADEALSAAGSQLADLGKGRRRQEIEVSQSQLEQARAAERQSASQLERDEAQFAAGGISRMQLDEIRAKHDVDAARVRELSGRIQVEELTARPDQIRAQSSQVAAAQAARDQAQWRLDQKHVVAEQAGVIVDTLFREGEWVPAGAPVIRMLPPANVKLRFFVPEGRLKDFPVGREVAVSCDGCDAGITAAVSYVATDPEFTPPVIYSNENRAKLVFMIEARPAPDRAALLRPGQPVEITLR, from the coding sequence GTGCTCGTCCTGCCGGCAATCCTCCTGTTTTCCTGCTCCCGCAACGGTCCGTCCACCTACCAGGGTTACGTCGAGGGAGAGTTCGTCCACGTCGCCTCGGGCGTCGGCGGACGCCTGGAGCACCTTTCCGTGGAGCGCGGACAGAAGGTGGAAGCGAAGGCGGCGCTGTTCGATCTCGAGTCGGACCAGGAGCAGGCCGCGGTGCGCCAGGCCGACGAGGCGCTGAGCGCCGCCGGCTCGCAGCTGGCCGACCTGGGAAAGGGGAGGCGCCGCCAGGAGATCGAGGTCAGCCAGTCGCAGCTCGAGCAGGCCAGAGCGGCGGAGCGCCAGTCGGCCTCGCAGCTCGAGCGCGACGAAGCGCAATTCGCGGCGGGCGGCATCTCCCGCATGCAGCTGGACGAGATCCGGGCGAAGCACGACGTCGACGCGGCCCGCGTCCGCGAGCTTTCCGGCCGGATCCAGGTCGAGGAGCTGACCGCGCGGCCCGATCAGATCCGCGCGCAGAGCTCGCAGGTGGCGGCGGCGCAGGCGGCGCGCGACCAGGCGCAATGGCGTCTCGACCAGAAGCACGTCGTCGCGGAGCAGGCGGGCGTCATCGTCGACACGCTCTTCCGCGAAGGGGAGTGGGTGCCGGCGGGCGCTCCCGTCATCCGCATGCTCCCGCCGGCCAACGTCAAGCTCCGCTTCTTCGTCCCGGAGGGGAGACTGAAGGACTTTCCCGTGGGACGCGAGGTTGCAGTGAGCTGCGACGGGTGCGACGCCGGCATCACGGCCGCCGTGAGCTACGTCGCCACCGACCCGGAGTTCACCCCCCCGGTCATCTACAGCAACGAGAACCGCGCCAAGCTGGTCTTCATGATCGAGGCGCGACCCGCCCCGGACCGCGCCGCGCTGCTGCGACCCGGACAGCCGGTCGAGATCACTCTCCGGTGA
- a CDS encoding ABC transporter ATP-binding protein has protein sequence MSAPVDPDYSIDVHGLNKSFGDKHVVIDVSLRVRRGEIFGFLGPNGSGKTTTIRMMCGLLTPDSGSGTCLGFDILKEQDQIKRKVGYMTQRFSFWEDLSIRENLDFVARVYEMRDRRRAVDEAIEGLGLGSRATQLAGSLSGGWKQRLALAACMLHRPELLLLDEPTAGVDPKARRDFWDELHHLAARGISVLVSTHYMDEAERCHKLAYIAYGRLMAQGTAAEIVAGQGLTTWIVTGGDMAAMGEKLRGRPGVEQIAVFGAALHVTGRDAEALEATLRRETEGSSLHIARSEVGLEDVFIHLMRSSSDNFGAVA, from the coding sequence GTGAGCGCTCCCGTGGACCCGGATTATTCGATCGATGTCCACGGCCTGAACAAGAGCTTCGGCGACAAGCACGTCGTCATCGACGTGTCGCTGCGCGTGCGGCGCGGGGAGATCTTCGGCTTCCTGGGTCCCAACGGCAGCGGCAAGACGACGACAATCCGCATGATGTGCGGCCTGCTCACTCCCGATTCCGGATCGGGCACCTGCCTCGGCTTCGACATCCTCAAAGAGCAGGACCAGATCAAGCGAAAAGTCGGCTACATGACGCAGCGCTTCTCCTTCTGGGAGGATCTGTCGATCCGGGAGAATCTCGATTTCGTGGCGCGCGTCTACGAGATGCGCGACCGCCGCCGGGCGGTGGACGAGGCAATCGAAGGGCTCGGACTGGGCTCGCGCGCCACGCAGCTGGCGGGATCGCTCTCGGGCGGCTGGAAGCAGCGCCTGGCCCTGGCTGCCTGCATGCTGCACCGGCCGGAGCTGTTGCTCCTGGACGAGCCGACCGCGGGGGTGGACCCGAAGGCGCGGCGCGACTTCTGGGACGAGCTGCACCACCTGGCGGCCCGCGGCATCTCCGTATTGGTGAGCACTCATTACATGGACGAGGCGGAGCGCTGCCACAAGCTGGCCTATATCGCCTACGGCCGGTTGATGGCGCAGGGGACCGCCGCGGAGATCGTTGCGGGGCAGGGGCTCACCACCTGGATCGTCACCGGCGGGGACATGGCGGCGATGGGCGAGAAGCTGCGCGGCCGACCCGGGGTCGAGCAGATCGCCGTCTTCGGGGCGGCGCTGCACGTGACCGGCAGGGACGCCGAGGCGCTCGAGGCGACGCTGCGGCGCGAGACGGAAGGCTCCTCTCTGCACATCGCCCGCTCCGAGGTCGGGCTCGAGGATGTCTTCATCCATCTGATGCGCAGCTCCTCCGATAATTTCGGGGCCGTCGCGTGA
- a CDS encoding ABC transporter permease: MRRFSFARFRGIVRKEFLQLRRDRLTFGMIIGVPILQLILFGYAINTDPKRLPTAIISADHSEFTRSYLAAMANSDYFALKKELPDQEAGRAALARGDVQFVLNIPAGFTRDLLRGERPALLLEADGTDPSALGSAIAATRDLVSSVAAKDLSGPLASLAQGLPPFEVRLHKLYNPEAITQRNIVPGLMGVILTMTMVMMTGLAMTRERERGTMENLLATPARPLEVMTGKILPYIAIGLIQATIILVAARYVFGVPIVGSLVSLYIVALVFIAAQLTVGITLSSIAQNQLQAMQLTFFYFLPNMLLSGFMFPFQGMPAWARGIGSLIPLTYFNRLVRGVLLKGNGWSDLWPNLWPLMVFTVVVMSFALRVYRKTLD; the protein is encoded by the coding sequence GTGAGGCGCTTCTCCTTCGCGCGCTTCCGGGGGATCGTCCGCAAGGAATTCCTGCAGCTGCGCCGCGACCGCCTCACCTTCGGGATGATCATCGGCGTGCCGATCCTGCAGCTGATCCTGTTCGGCTACGCCATCAACACCGACCCGAAGCGGCTGCCCACCGCGATCATCTCGGCCGATCACAGCGAGTTCACCCGCAGCTACCTGGCGGCCATGGCGAACAGCGACTACTTCGCCTTGAAAAAGGAGCTGCCCGACCAGGAGGCGGGGCGCGCGGCGCTGGCGCGTGGCGACGTGCAGTTCGTCCTGAACATCCCGGCCGGCTTCACGCGCGACCTGCTGCGCGGCGAGCGTCCGGCGCTGCTGCTGGAGGCCGACGGCACCGACCCTTCCGCCTTGGGATCGGCCATCGCGGCGACGCGCGATCTCGTCTCCTCGGTGGCGGCCAAGGACCTCTCCGGCCCGCTCGCCTCGCTGGCGCAGGGCCTCCCCCCCTTCGAGGTGCGGCTGCACAAGCTCTACAATCCCGAGGCGATCACGCAGCGCAACATCGTGCCGGGTCTGATGGGGGTCATCCTGACGATGACCATGGTGATGATGACGGGCCTCGCGATGACCCGCGAGCGCGAGCGCGGCACGATGGAAAACCTCCTGGCGACCCCGGCCCGCCCGCTCGAGGTGATGACCGGGAAAATCCTTCCCTACATCGCCATCGGCCTGATCCAGGCGACCATCATCCTGGTGGCGGCGCGCTACGTCTTCGGCGTGCCGATCGTCGGAAGCCTGGTGTCGTTGTATATCGTGGCGCTGGTGTTCATCGCGGCACAGCTCACGGTCGGCATCACCCTCTCGTCGATCGCGCAGAACCAGCTGCAGGCGATGCAGCTGACCTTCTTCTATTTCCTGCCCAACATGCTGCTGTCGGGTTTCATGTTCCCGTTCCAGGGAATGCCGGCCTGGGCGCGCGGAATCGGGAGCCTCATCCCTTTGACCTATTTCAACAGGCTGGTGCGCGGCGTCCTGCTGAAGGGAAATGGCTGGTCCGATCTCTGGCCGAACCTGTGGCCGCTGATGGTCTTCACGGTGGTGGTGATGTCGTTCGCCTTGCGCGTCTATCGCAAGACGCTGGATTGA
- a CDS encoding efflux transporter outer membrane subunit: MRTTLSAVLIALMVGCAAGPDFHSPDPPAVGRYTAGEQPSETASADAPGGQAQRFVERDLPAEWWKLFQSDKLDALVRQALGDSPRLVQAQSKLVKAQQDLRARRGATQFPKVDARLSGTRVDVNPESFDVPQLPIDTPFTLYDASVTVSYTLDLFGKSRRELEGLQARVDYQGFELEAARLTLAGNVATAAIQAASLRDQIAATEGIVALQERRIGILERREQAGGVAKIDVVTQRGELAKTRASLPPLRERLEQTRNRLAVYLGQLPGEAELPELGLSDLQLPSELPLSLPSELVRRRPDIRAAEALLHEASAQVGVATANFYPQIIISGVGGSLATALSSLFSSGTGFYLLGATLVQKLFHGGELKAQKRSAVAAFEQAGGVYREVVLEGFQDVADTLAALDQDAQALRDRAEAASLAKTAFEINTKRFEAGGISTLDLLDSERQSLAASLDQTRALADRFADSAALFQALGGGWWSAQPPAGATSSPTVPQSQP, encoded by the coding sequence ATGAGGACCACGCTCTCGGCTGTTCTGATCGCGTTGATGGTCGGATGCGCCGCCGGCCCCGATTTCCATTCGCCCGACCCGCCGGCGGTCGGGCGTTACACCGCCGGGGAGCAACCCAGCGAAACGGCGTCGGCCGACGCCCCGGGCGGACAGGCGCAGCGCTTCGTGGAGCGCGATCTCCCGGCCGAGTGGTGGAAGCTGTTCCAGTCCGACAAGCTCGATGCCCTCGTTCGCCAGGCCCTCGGTGACTCGCCGCGCCTCGTCCAGGCGCAATCGAAGCTGGTCAAGGCGCAGCAGGACCTGCGCGCGCGCCGCGGCGCGACACAGTTTCCAAAGGTCGATGCGCGGCTGTCCGGCACCCGGGTCGACGTCAATCCCGAGTCCTTTGACGTGCCGCAGCTGCCGATCGACACTCCTTTCACCCTTTACGACGCCTCCGTGACCGTCTCCTACACGCTCGATCTGTTCGGCAAGAGCCGCCGCGAGCTGGAGGGGCTGCAGGCGCGTGTCGATTACCAGGGCTTCGAGCTGGAGGCGGCGCGCCTGACGCTGGCCGGCAACGTGGCGACCGCCGCAATCCAGGCAGCTTCTCTGCGGGATCAAATTGCAGCGACCGAGGGGATCGTCGCCCTCCAGGAGCGCCGCATCGGGATCCTCGAGCGTCGCGAGCAAGCTGGGGGAGTCGCGAAAATCGACGTGGTGACGCAGCGCGGCGAGCTGGCCAAGACCCGCGCCTCGCTTCCTCCCCTGCGCGAGCGTCTGGAGCAGACCCGCAACCGGCTCGCGGTCTACCTCGGCCAGCTGCCGGGCGAGGCGGAGCTCCCCGAGCTGGGGCTGTCCGACCTGCAGCTTCCCTCCGAGCTGCCGCTGAGCCTTCCCTCGGAGCTGGTGCGCCGCCGGCCCGACATCCGGGCCGCCGAGGCGCTGCTCCACGAGGCGAGCGCCCAGGTCGGGGTGGCGACCGCGAACTTCTATCCGCAGATCATCATCTCCGGTGTCGGAGGCTCGCTGGCCACGGCGCTGTCGAGCCTGTTCAGCAGCGGCACCGGCTTCTATCTCCTGGGGGCGACCCTGGTCCAGAAGCTCTTCCACGGCGGCGAGCTCAAGGCGCAGAAGCGCTCCGCCGTGGCCGCGTTCGAGCAGGCGGGCGGGGTTTACCGCGAAGTGGTGCTGGAAGGGTTCCAGGACGTGGCGGACACCCTGGCGGCGCTCGACCAGGATGCCCAGGCGCTGCGCGACCGCGCTGAGGCGGCGAGTCTCGCGAAGACCGCCTTCGAGATAAACACGAAGCGATTCGAGGCGGGGGGGATCAGCACCCTCGATCTGCTCGATTCGGAGCGGCAATCCCTGGCCGCCTCGCTCGATCAGACCCGGGCGCTCGCCGATCGCTTCGCCGATTCGGCGGCGCTGTTCCAGGCGCTGGGAGGTGGCTGGTGGTCGGCACAGCCTCCTGCCGGCGCCACCTCCAGCCCAACCGTTCCGCAGAGCCAGCCATGA